From Meles meles chromosome 5, mMelMel3.1 paternal haplotype, whole genome shotgun sequence, one genomic window encodes:
- the OGFRL1 gene encoding opioid growth factor receptor-like protein 1 isoform X2, with protein sequence MGNLLGGVSFREPTTVEDCDSTWQTDSEPEPEEPGPGGGGEGPGQEPEQPAQPPERVGGRPRAGPAPDEDAEAAGAEQGGDSTEATTKPKRSFYAARDLYKYRHQYPNFKDIRYQNDLSNLRFYKNKIPFKPDGVYIEEVLNKWKGDYEKLEHNHTYIQWLFPLREQGLNFYAKELTTYEIEEFKKTKEAIKRFLLAYKMMLEFFGIKLVDKTGNVARAVNWQERFQHLNESQHNYLRITRILKSLGELGYESFKSPLVKFILHEALVENTIPNIKQSALEYFVYTIRDRRERRKLLRFAQKHYTPSENFIWGPPRKEQSEGGGKAQKMPAPPTSGHISQTSMHKKSKDSKNSSSAVHLNGKTAEEKKVAPGGPGEERDRPSAEPSGEATKPSNTEDSNGENSNSEPEKAVTNPTEQKESTASPEKEEDGDTPSKNCEDSESAGSPDDGQSQ encoded by the exons ATGGGCAACCTGCTCGGCGGGGTCAGCTTCCGCGAGCCCACCACCGTGGAGGACTGCGACTCCACCTGGCAGACGGACTCGGAGCCCGAGCCCGAGGAGCCGGGGCCGGGTGGCGGCGGcgagggcccggggcaggagcccGAGCAGCCTGCGCAGCCCCCGGAGCGAGTCGGCGGGCGGCCCCGCGCCGGCCCCGCGCCGGACGAAGACGCCGAGGCGGCGGGCGCCGAGCAG ggTGGTGATTCCACTGAAGCAACTACCAAACCAAAGAGAAGCTTTTATGCTGCAAGGGACCTGTACAAATATCGACATCAGTACCCA AACTTCAAAGATATCCGATATCAAAATGACTTGAGTAATCTTCGtttttataagaataaaattccatttaagCCAGATG GTGTTTACATTGAAGAAGTTCTAAATAAGTGGAAAGGAGATTATGAAAAGCTGGAGCACAACCACACTTATATTCAATg gCTTTTCCCCCTGAGAGAACAAGGCTTGAACTTTTATGCTAAAGAATTAACTACATATGAAATTGAG gaattcaaaaaaacaaaagaagcaatTAAAAGATTCCTCCTGGCTTATAAGATGATGTTAGAATTTTTTGGAATAAAACTGGTTGATAAAACTGGAAATGTTGCTCGGGCCGTTAACTGGCAGGAAAGGTTTCAGCATCTGAATGA GTCCCAGCACAACTATTTACGAATCACTCGTATTCTTAAAAGCCTTGGTGAGCTTGGATATGAAAGTTTTAAATCTCCTCTTGTAAAATTTATTCTTCATGAAGCCCTTGTGGAAAATACTATTCCCAATATTAAACAGAGTGCTCTGGAGTATTTTGTTTATACAAttagagacaggagagagaggagaaagctcCTGCGGTTCGCCCAGAAACATTACACGCCTTCAGAGAATTTTATCTGGGGGCCGCCAAGGAAAGAACAGTCAGAGGGGGGAGGCAAAGCCCAGAAGatgcctgcccctcccacctccggTCACATCAGTCAAACTTCTATGCACAAAAAATCCAAGGACTCCAAAAATTCCTCCTCAGCTGTTCATTTAAATGGCAAAACAGCCgaagaaaaaaaagtggcacCTGGAGggcctggagaggagagagacaggcccagtgcagagcccagcggTGAAGCTACCAAGCCGAGCAACACAGAGGACAGTAATGGCGAAAATTCAAATTCTGAACCGGAAAAAGCAGTCACCAATCCCACTGAGCAGAAGGAGAGTACAGCTTCTCCTGAAAAAGAGGAGGACGGTGACACTCCCAGCAAAAACTGTGAAGATTCTGAATCTGCAGGTTCTCCCGATGATGGACAATCACAGTGA
- the OGFRL1 gene encoding opioid growth factor receptor-like protein 1 isoform X1 — protein sequence MGNLLGGVSFREPTTVEDCDSTWQTDSEPEPEEPGPGGGGEGPGQEPEQPAQPPERVGGRPRAGPAPDEDAEAAGAEQGGDSTEATTKPKRSFYAARDLYKYRHQYPQNFKDIRYQNDLSNLRFYKNKIPFKPDGVYIEEVLNKWKGDYEKLEHNHTYIQWLFPLREQGLNFYAKELTTYEIEEFKKTKEAIKRFLLAYKMMLEFFGIKLVDKTGNVARAVNWQERFQHLNESQHNYLRITRILKSLGELGYESFKSPLVKFILHEALVENTIPNIKQSALEYFVYTIRDRRERRKLLRFAQKHYTPSENFIWGPPRKEQSEGGGKAQKMPAPPTSGHISQTSMHKKSKDSKNSSSAVHLNGKTAEEKKVAPGGPGEERDRPSAEPSGEATKPSNTEDSNGENSNSEPEKAVTNPTEQKESTASPEKEEDGDTPSKNCEDSESAGSPDDGQSQ from the exons ATGGGCAACCTGCTCGGCGGGGTCAGCTTCCGCGAGCCCACCACCGTGGAGGACTGCGACTCCACCTGGCAGACGGACTCGGAGCCCGAGCCCGAGGAGCCGGGGCCGGGTGGCGGCGGcgagggcccggggcaggagcccGAGCAGCCTGCGCAGCCCCCGGAGCGAGTCGGCGGGCGGCCCCGCGCCGGCCCCGCGCCGGACGAAGACGCCGAGGCGGCGGGCGCCGAGCAG ggTGGTGATTCCACTGAAGCAACTACCAAACCAAAGAGAAGCTTTTATGCTGCAAGGGACCTGTACAAATATCGACATCAGTACCCA cagAACTTCAAAGATATCCGATATCAAAATGACTTGAGTAATCTTCGtttttataagaataaaattccatttaagCCAGATG GTGTTTACATTGAAGAAGTTCTAAATAAGTGGAAAGGAGATTATGAAAAGCTGGAGCACAACCACACTTATATTCAATg gCTTTTCCCCCTGAGAGAACAAGGCTTGAACTTTTATGCTAAAGAATTAACTACATATGAAATTGAG gaattcaaaaaaacaaaagaagcaatTAAAAGATTCCTCCTGGCTTATAAGATGATGTTAGAATTTTTTGGAATAAAACTGGTTGATAAAACTGGAAATGTTGCTCGGGCCGTTAACTGGCAGGAAAGGTTTCAGCATCTGAATGA GTCCCAGCACAACTATTTACGAATCACTCGTATTCTTAAAAGCCTTGGTGAGCTTGGATATGAAAGTTTTAAATCTCCTCTTGTAAAATTTATTCTTCATGAAGCCCTTGTGGAAAATACTATTCCCAATATTAAACAGAGTGCTCTGGAGTATTTTGTTTATACAAttagagacaggagagagaggagaaagctcCTGCGGTTCGCCCAGAAACATTACACGCCTTCAGAGAATTTTATCTGGGGGCCGCCAAGGAAAGAACAGTCAGAGGGGGGAGGCAAAGCCCAGAAGatgcctgcccctcccacctccggTCACATCAGTCAAACTTCTATGCACAAAAAATCCAAGGACTCCAAAAATTCCTCCTCAGCTGTTCATTTAAATGGCAAAACAGCCgaagaaaaaaaagtggcacCTGGAGggcctggagaggagagagacaggcccagtgcagagcccagcggTGAAGCTACCAAGCCGAGCAACACAGAGGACAGTAATGGCGAAAATTCAAATTCTGAACCGGAAAAAGCAGTCACCAATCCCACTGAGCAGAAGGAGAGTACAGCTTCTCCTGAAAAAGAGGAGGACGGTGACACTCCCAGCAAAAACTGTGAAGATTCTGAATCTGCAGGTTCTCCCGATGATGGACAATCACAGTGA